Proteins co-encoded in one Lacerta agilis isolate rLacAgi1 chromosome 6, rLacAgi1.pri, whole genome shotgun sequence genomic window:
- the SMIM29 gene encoding small integral membrane protein 29 — protein sequence MSNTTMPTSAGPPNDSLVGYVLVPFFLITVIGVIVAVMMYIQKKRRYDRLRHHLLPMYSYDPTEELHEAEQELLVEPEDTKVMRAWGGYQPYRPSFMDVKA from the exons ATGAGTAACACAACTATGCCCACCTCTGCTGGGCCGCCCAACGACTCCTTGGTGGGCTACGTTCTGGTGCCATTTTTTCTTATCACTGTTATTGGAGTCATCGTAGCTGTG ATGATGTACATTCAGAAGAAGAGAAG GTATGACCGGTTACGCCATCACTTGCTGCCGATGTACAGCTATGATCCTACAGAGGAGCTCCATGAGGCTGAGCAGGAGCTTCTGGTGGAGCCAGAAGACACAAAG GTGATGCGAGCCTGGGGAGGATACCAACCTTACCGCCCTTCTTTTATGGACGTGAAAGCTTAA